The Methanoregula boonei 6A8 genome has a window encoding:
- a CDS encoding SET domain-containing protein: MNTNSWLNPLLEKRSSDTEGSGIFAREEIKKGERLAIFGGKVMLIDEMYQIPPGMQRFTMQIEERFVLGPTGDMAEDTDFFNHSCDPNAGFSGQVFLVALRDIRAGEEITFDYAMTVSESVGSDMVFSMDCSCGSPRCRKTITEQDWMLPELQERYRGHFSPYIQAKIENLDGNRPADRVREEAVIPGGKKAGVLLR; encoded by the coding sequence ATGAATACGAACAGCTGGCTCAATCCCCTTCTTGAAAAACGCAGTTCCGATACCGAAGGCTCCGGGATATTTGCCCGGGAGGAGATCAAAAAAGGCGAGAGACTGGCGATCTTCGGGGGGAAGGTCATGCTGATCGATGAGATGTACCAGATCCCCCCCGGTATGCAGAGGTTTACCATGCAGATCGAGGAACGCTTTGTCCTTGGCCCGACCGGTGACATGGCAGAAGACACGGATTTTTTTAACCACAGCTGCGATCCCAATGCCGGTTTTTCGGGACAGGTCTTCCTGGTTGCCCTGCGGGATATCCGTGCCGGGGAGGAGATCACCTTTGATTATGCCATGACTGTCTCGGAATCGGTGGGAAGCGATATGGTCTTTTCTATGGACTGTTCATGTGGTTCTCCCCGGTGCAGGAAGACGATAACGGAACAGGACTGGATGCTTCCCGAGCTGCAGGAACGCTACCGGGGCCATTTTTCCCCGTATATCCAGGCCAAGATTGAGAACCTGGACGGAAACCGGCCGGCAGACCGGGTACGCGAAGAGGCAGTGATCCCCGGCGGGAAAAAAGCCGGGGTGCTTCTCCGGTGA
- a CDS encoding GlpM family protein, with amino-acid sequence MDYLYLALKFIIGGSVIVGVTVLAEHLDPKYGGLLAAAPIITTLAILFTSTGAGQEVGRQLAIGAFWFAIPTLLFLLALYFLMGRYPLAPSFGGAFSVWLVAAVVMNRALTLA; translated from the coding sequence ATGGACTACCTCTACCTTGCCCTGAAGTTCATCATCGGAGGAAGCGTTATTGTAGGGGTGACTGTCCTTGCCGAGCATCTTGACCCAAAATACGGTGGGCTTTTGGCCGCCGCCCCTATCATCACAACGCTTGCCATCCTCTTTACCTCCACCGGGGCCGGGCAGGAGGTTGGCCGGCAGCTTGCAATCGGGGCATTCTGGTTTGCGATCCCCACCCTGCTCTTCCTGCTTGCTCTCTACTTCCTTATGGGCCGCTATCCGCTGGCCCCCAGTTTCGGCGGGGCATTTTCGGTCTGGCTTGTGGCAGCAGTTGTCATGAACCGGGCGCTCACGCTGGCATAA
- a CDS encoding phosphatase PAP2 family protein, protein MAPFLLLDPGLNVAAQHFSPLLTTILAAGKFLDSAPVYLTVVVLLYLGFHPKYGIRLAVLFGFASGLNEALKLFFHLPRPYWVSLAVKAYSSLPSFGFPSGGAMCSTVVYGYMAATVRRYWIVLACVVLAGLTVSARIFAGVHFVLDVVGGLAFGALVLLLFLYFSPKIDAFVAGLSPRGRMVGILVLSALPLLCALPAYYSLAGWQLPQEWAATAMSQTGVPINPVQVITAWQSAGLVLGSLLGYEFLRRQGGWIPPASSLHRGTIAVFGVISTLALYGLAESALARAGPLLPAPVVLVVPALVAGLWFTACVPLLARRGPNVILKTKDGPFLPRQP, encoded by the coding sequence ATGGCCCCCTTTTTGCTTCTCGATCCCGGCCTCAATGTTGCCGCACAGCACTTCTCGCCCCTCCTGACCACCATTCTTGCGGCAGGAAAGTTCCTGGACTCTGCGCCCGTATACCTTACGGTGGTGGTCCTGCTGTACCTGGGCTTCCACCCGAAGTACGGCATCCGGCTTGCCGTGCTCTTCGGGTTTGCCTCTGGCCTTAACGAGGCCCTCAAGCTCTTCTTCCATCTTCCCCGCCCGTACTGGGTCTCCCTGGCAGTAAAGGCCTACTCCTCCCTGCCCTCGTTTGGGTTTCCCTCAGGAGGTGCGATGTGCAGCACGGTGGTGTACGGCTATATGGCAGCCACGGTCCGGAGGTACTGGATCGTCCTTGCCTGCGTGGTGCTTGCAGGCCTGACGGTGTCTGCCCGGATCTTTGCCGGTGTCCACTTTGTCCTCGACGTGGTGGGGGGACTTGCATTCGGGGCGCTTGTCCTGCTCCTGTTCCTGTACTTCTCGCCGAAAATTGATGCTTTTGTTGCCGGGCTCAGCCCGCGGGGGAGGATGGTTGGGATCCTCGTTCTTTCTGCCCTGCCGCTTCTTTGTGCACTTCCTGCGTACTATTCCCTTGCCGGCTGGCAGCTCCCTCAGGAATGGGCGGCAACCGCCATGAGCCAGACGGGAGTCCCGATCAACCCGGTCCAGGTGATCACCGCGTGGCAGTCGGCCGGCCTTGTCCTTGGGAGCCTGCTCGGGTACGAGTTCCTGCGCCGGCAGGGCGGGTGGATCCCGCCGGCGAGTTCCCTGCACCGGGGTACTATCGCTGTTTTCGGGGTGATCTCCACGCTTGCCCTGTACGGGCTTGCCGAGTCAGCCCTTGCCCGGGCCGGGCCCCTTCTCCCGGCCCCGGTGGTGCTGGTTGTCCCGGCTTTGGTGGCCGGTCTCTGGTTTACCGCATGCGTCCCGCTCCTTGCCCGGCGCGGACCAAACGTGATCCTGAAAACAAAAGACGGACCCTTTTTGCCCCGGCAGCCCTAA
- the speB gene encoding agmatinase: MDNDLEKMAAQCRTFTKEMVDNPYRGLATFFGLPYTESLDNLDIALIGVPIDLGVTDRSGTRMGPRALRNESRGVGAYNHCTRSTPCTAHRIADVGDVPFRSVYRIEEALDDISAYYRGIAAAGVTPVTAGGDHSITFPILQGLAPKEKVCLVHFDSHCDTAPPIHGCGYTHGSPMKNTVEAGLVDAEHSLQIGIRGSSEPLWEFSSASGMRVIHIEEFYEMGWKGAVKEIHDLVGDSPVYLSFDIDCLDPAFAPGTGTPVAGGMSTFEALQMVRGMQGLDVIGGDLVEVSPPYDHAGITALAGATLLFEILCRAAEARERRGA, from the coding sequence ATGGATAACGACCTGGAGAAGATGGCGGCGCAGTGCAGGACTTTTACCAAAGAGATGGTGGACAACCCGTACCGGGGGCTTGCCACGTTCTTTGGCCTGCCGTACACCGAATCGCTCGACAACCTCGACATTGCGCTCATCGGGGTTCCCATAGATCTGGGAGTCACCGACCGGAGCGGAACCCGGATGGGCCCGAGGGCATTGCGCAACGAGTCCCGGGGCGTCGGAGCCTACAACCACTGCACCCGTTCGACCCCCTGCACGGCACACCGGATCGCTGATGTCGGAGACGTGCCCTTCCGTTCGGTGTACCGGATCGAAGAAGCGCTGGACGATATCTCCGCGTACTACCGCGGGATTGCGGCAGCCGGAGTCACCCCCGTGACCGCGGGAGGGGATCACTCGATCACCTTCCCGATCTTACAGGGCCTTGCCCCAAAAGAGAAGGTCTGCCTGGTCCACTTCGATTCCCACTGCGACACCGCCCCACCGATCCATGGCTGCGGGTACACCCACGGTTCCCCGATGAAAAACACGGTGGAGGCAGGGCTTGTGGACGCTGAACACTCCCTCCAGATCGGGATACGGGGCTCAAGCGAACCACTCTGGGAATTCTCCTCTGCAAGCGGTATGCGGGTGATCCACATCGAGGAGTTCTACGAGATGGGCTGGAAAGGCGCAGTAAAAGAGATCCACGACCTTGTCGGTGACAGCCCGGTGTACCTCTCTTTTGATATCGACTGCCTTGACCCGGCCTTTGCCCCGGGCACTGGGACACCGGTCGCCGGCGGCATGTCCACGTTTGAAGCGCTCCAGATGGTGAGGGGAATGCAGGGCCTGGATGTCATCGGCGGCGACCTCGTGGAGGTCTCCCCACCCTACGATCATGCGGGTATCACCGCCCTTGCCGGGGCGACCCTCCTCTTTGAGATTCTCTGCCGTGCGGCCGAGGCACGGGAACGCCGGGGGGCCTGA
- a CDS encoding ABC transporter permease, protein MIKGDIFFNLAVRSVRINFLRSMLAAIGIVIGVVAISSMGMLGTNMQLEVKDQLSASANTIVITPDVVRLGPTGFVPGSSSSSSTGIDKDDLAKITMATGSNGTVIPIYSTNTEFTINSVAGRGSVYGLNPLDIPKFLSLNQSYGNGTTDIGAGEVLVGAEIAQNFNLKVGTRIRIGSFNSASRPELRIAGVLQPRGTVADGVSTDNGIVVNNNWYTNQYGGEDEWSQVNVIVNDVDNISDIESMISAKVNTNEKTPVIRIRDATSQLATETSALSTVTTFIMAIGGISLLVAAVSIFNVMMMSVSERIQEIGILLSIGTEKGEVRRMFLYEAFILGLLGAGVGGACSLAIGYTVVEAMIGTTAYFFEPASILYVPAAMLIGVVVCVISGMYPAWRASNMDPIDAIRSEE, encoded by the coding sequence ATGATCAAAGGGGACATCTTCTTTAACCTCGCAGTACGAAGCGTCCGCATCAATTTCCTGCGGTCGATGCTTGCCGCGATTGGCATTGTGATCGGCGTTGTTGCCATCTCCTCCATGGGGATGCTGGGCACCAACATGCAGCTGGAAGTAAAAGACCAGCTCTCGGCAAGCGCAAATACCATTGTCATTACCCCGGATGTGGTCCGTCTGGGGCCAACGGGTTTTGTCCCGGGCTCATCGTCATCATCCTCAACCGGGATCGATAAAGACGATCTGGCAAAAATCACCATGGCCACCGGGTCGAACGGCACGGTAATTCCCATCTACTCGACCAATACCGAGTTTACGATCAATTCAGTGGCGGGAAGGGGTTCGGTGTACGGGCTTAACCCGCTGGATATCCCCAAATTCCTCTCCTTAAACCAGTCGTATGGCAACGGGACCACCGATATCGGGGCAGGCGAGGTCCTTGTCGGGGCGGAAATCGCGCAGAACTTCAACCTTAAGGTCGGCACCCGCATCAGGATCGGCTCGTTTAATTCCGCATCCCGGCCCGAGCTCCGCATTGCCGGCGTGCTCCAGCCCCGGGGGACCGTCGCCGACGGTGTCTCAACCGATAACGGGATTGTGGTGAACAATAACTGGTATACCAACCAGTACGGCGGGGAGGACGAGTGGAGCCAGGTCAATGTGATCGTCAACGATGTGGACAACATCAGCGACATTGAATCAATGATCAGTGCGAAAGTGAACACCAATGAAAAAACGCCGGTCATCCGGATCCGGGACGCCACCTCGCAGCTCGCCACCGAGACCTCAGCCCTGAGTACCGTTACGACCTTTATCATGGCCATCGGCGGGATCTCGCTTTTGGTCGCTGCCGTGAGCATCTTCAACGTGATGATGATGTCGGTCTCGGAGCGGATCCAGGAGATCGGCATCCTTCTCTCGATTGGGACCGAGAAAGGGGAGGTACGGAGGATGTTTTTGTACGAAGCATTTATCCTTGGACTCCTTGGGGCCGGGGTGGGCGGTGCATGCAGCCTTGCCATCGGCTATACCGTCGTAGAAGCGATGATCGGGACAACCGCATATTTCTTCGAGCCTGCAAGTATCCTGTATGTCCCGGCAGCCATGCTCATCGGCGTAGTGGTCTGTGTCATCTCGGGCATGTACCCGGCCTGGCGGGCGTCCAACATGGATCCCATTGATGCGATACGGAGCGAAGAATAA
- a CDS encoding FUSC family protein, with the protein MSGSKSSAGNPGRVAGYLRECAAALLTAVQFALVAAISFSIALIISTHFPGSSDSVMIGALWALISAIVVLQDTRSSTIKTAWLRIFGSFIGAVFSAVYLTFFPFSLAGMGILIGIVVFVCVLLRIPDHLRLAALTVGIVMVISALNPAIPPVINAADRFVEVIIGSSVAVCAAWIFQYVLHRE; encoded by the coding sequence ATGTCCGGCAGCAAAAGCAGTGCAGGAAACCCCGGCAGGGTGGCCGGATATCTGCGGGAATGTGCGGCCGCGCTCCTGACTGCAGTCCAGTTTGCCCTGGTTGCGGCCATCTCGTTCTCGATTGCCCTCATCATTTCCACGCACTTCCCCGGGTCTTCGGATTCGGTGATGATCGGGGCCCTGTGGGCGCTGATCTCTGCCATCGTAGTTCTGCAGGACACCAGGTCATCCACGATAAAAACGGCGTGGCTGCGGATATTCGGGTCCTTTATCGGCGCCGTATTCTCTGCCGTGTACCTCACGTTTTTCCCGTTTTCCCTTGCAGGCATGGGCATTCTCATCGGGATCGTGGTCTTTGTCTGTGTTCTCCTTAGGATCCCCGACCACCTCCGGCTTGCGGCCTTAACGGTCGGTATCGTGATGGTGATCTCGGCGCTCAATCCCGCAATCCCCCCGGTGATCAACGCGGCTGACCGGTTTGTTGAGGTGATCATCGGGAGCTCGGTGGCGGTTTGTGCGGCGTGGATATTCCAGTACGTGCTTCACCGGGAATGA
- the metX gene encoding homoserine O-acetyltransferase MetX, which yields MLRGSLGIVTTQYADLPGPFTLESGAVLPEIRIAYETYGRLNKEKSNAILLCHALSGDAHVAGFHNGETKPGWWDAVVGPGKAFDTERYFVICSNVLGGCKGSTGPSTINPETGKPYGATFPVVTIRDMVNAQKLLLDSLGIPELYAVAGGSMGGMQALQWTVSYPDLIKKAVIIATTGYSTPQQIAFNEVGRKAILSDPDWSGGDYYGKKTPAHGLALARMVGHITYLSDESMHAKFGRSLQGKAQVGFDFSTEFAIESYLHHQGDTFTKRFDANSYLYITKAIDYFDLTKDGSLTTGLAAAKAAFFVISVTSDWLYPPYQSQEIVTALTTNEREVQYCEIRSNYGHDAFLLESGQLNYLISRFLSHTVVGDVMARNVECIEEGTTIAVTARRMITSGVNHLPVLSPAGQLVGIVTSWDIAKAVASNFLWLDEIMSRNVVTTTENEPVDEAARKMEAHSISALPVIDGDSHVIGLITSDAISTLVGRQNP from the coding sequence ATGCTTCGTGGCTCGCTAGGCATCGTTACGACCCAGTACGCAGACCTCCCCGGTCCCTTTACCCTGGAGAGCGGGGCGGTGCTGCCCGAAATAAGGATTGCCTACGAGACCTACGGCAGGCTCAACAAGGAAAAGAGCAACGCGATCCTTCTCTGCCATGCCCTCTCGGGCGACGCTCACGTAGCCGGGTTCCATAACGGGGAAACAAAACCCGGCTGGTGGGACGCAGTGGTAGGGCCGGGAAAGGCGTTTGATACCGAGCGTTACTTTGTTATCTGCAGTAACGTGCTTGGGGGGTGTAAGGGCTCGACCGGCCCTTCCACCATCAACCCCGAAACGGGCAAACCCTATGGCGCAACCTTCCCGGTGGTGACCATCCGGGACATGGTTAACGCCCAGAAACTTCTTCTTGACAGCCTTGGTATTCCCGAACTCTATGCGGTTGCAGGCGGCTCGATGGGGGGGATGCAGGCGCTCCAGTGGACTGTCTCCTACCCGGATCTTATAAAAAAGGCGGTCATCATCGCCACGACCGGCTACTCCACCCCCCAGCAGATCGCCTTTAACGAGGTGGGCCGGAAGGCGATTCTCTCCGATCCCGACTGGAGTGGCGGGGACTATTACGGGAAAAAGACCCCTGCCCATGGCCTCGCCCTTGCCCGGATGGTGGGCCACATCACCTACCTCTCCGATGAATCGATGCACGCGAAGTTCGGGCGCTCGCTCCAGGGAAAGGCGCAGGTGGGCTTTGATTTCTCCACCGAGTTTGCCATCGAGAGCTACCTCCACCACCAGGGTGATACGTTCACAAAAAGGTTCGATGCAAACTCGTATCTCTACATCACCAAGGCCATCGATTACTTTGATCTCACCAAAGACGGGTCCCTGACCACCGGCCTTGCAGCGGCAAAGGCTGCGTTCTTTGTTATCTCCGTTACCTCGGACTGGCTGTACCCTCCTTACCAGTCGCAGGAGATTGTTACCGCCCTTACCACGAACGAGCGCGAGGTACAGTACTGCGAGATCCGGTCCAACTACGGCCATGATGCGTTCCTCCTTGAATCCGGGCAGCTCAACTACCTGATCTCCCGGTTCCTCTCCCATACTGTCGTAGGTGACGTGATGGCGAGGAACGTGGAGTGCATCGAGGAAGGTACCACGATCGCGGTTACCGCCCGGCGGATGATCACCAGTGGTGTCAATCACCTGCCGGTTCTCTCCCCTGCCGGCCAGCTCGTGGGAATCGTGACCTCGTGGGACATTGCAAAGGCGGTGGCTTCCAATTTCCTGTGGCTTGACGAGATTATGAGCCGGAACGTGGTCACGACCACCGAGAACGAGCCCGTTGACGAGGCGGCGCGCAAGATGGAGGCCCACTCGATCTCCGCGCTTCCGGTGATCGATGGCGACTCGCACGTGATCGGTCTTATTACAAGCGATGCGATCAGTACCCTTGTAGGGAGACAGAACCCGTGA
- the thiI gene encoding tRNA uracil 4-sulfurtransferase ThiI, with the protein MTKKWLVRYSEIFLKSDPVRRHWERVLMNNIRQLMPDVRIKNERGRIWLTGDADPVKLRHIFGIVSFSEVEHVPREVTLEEALIEYGRAHGLSLAKTFALRIKRVGKHDFSSNDKAIELGDQVRKAFPHLKVNLATPDVEIHVEIRQDECYLYDTVIKGAGGLPLGVEGTLVALVSGGIDSPVATYMMMKRGCKIVPIYVALETFLDETVLARAERVVEILRQYQPDLKLRVIHDSYLAAAKEELIRNHQEKYTCLFCKRRMYRIAQAVAQEVGAKGIVNGESLGQVASQTLDNLVVLSDVAEIPVYRPLIGFDKADAIALAREIGTFEESTSKASGCKAVPNGPSTRAQLDEILAIESALEATKIPLPV; encoded by the coding sequence ATGACGAAAAAATGGCTGGTCAGGTACTCGGAGATCTTCTTAAAATCGGATCCGGTGCGCCGGCACTGGGAGCGCGTTTTGATGAACAACATCCGGCAGCTGATGCCGGACGTCAGGATCAAGAACGAACGCGGCCGGATCTGGCTGACCGGTGATGCAGACCCGGTAAAACTGCGGCACATCTTTGGGATTGTCTCGTTCTCCGAGGTTGAGCATGTTCCCCGCGAGGTTACCCTCGAAGAGGCCCTTATCGAGTATGGCCGGGCCCATGGACTGTCCCTGGCAAAGACCTTTGCACTCCGGATAAAACGGGTGGGAAAACACGATTTCTCCTCAAACGACAAGGCCATCGAACTGGGTGACCAGGTAAGAAAGGCCTTCCCGCATCTCAAGGTAAACCTCGCCACTCCCGATGTGGAGATCCATGTCGAGATCCGGCAGGATGAGTGCTACCTGTACGATACCGTGATCAAGGGGGCGGGCGGTCTTCCCCTCGGGGTAGAGGGAACGCTTGTTGCCCTTGTCTCGGGCGGGATCGATTCTCCTGTTGCAACGTACATGATGATGAAGCGGGGCTGTAAGATCGTCCCCATCTATGTAGCACTCGAGACCTTCCTTGACGAGACCGTGCTTGCCCGGGCCGAGCGGGTGGTAGAGATCCTGCGGCAGTACCAGCCGGACCTGAAGCTCCGGGTGATCCATGATTCGTACCTGGCAGCTGCAAAAGAGGAACTGATCCGGAACCACCAGGAGAAGTATACCTGTCTCTTCTGCAAACGACGTATGTACCGGATTGCGCAGGCCGTAGCCCAGGAAGTGGGGGCAAAAGGTATCGTGAACGGGGAGTCGCTCGGGCAGGTAGCCAGCCAGACTCTCGACAACCTTGTTGTCCTCTCCGATGTGGCGGAGATCCCGGTGTACCGTCCGCTTATCGGGTTTGACAAGGCAGATGCCATTGCGCTTGCCCGCGAGATCGGAACCTTTGAAGAGTCCACCAGTAAGGCATCCGGCTGCAAGGCGGTACCCAACGGGCCGTCCACCAGGGCCCAGCTTGACGAGATCCTTGCGATCGAAAGTGCGCTGGAAGCAACAAAGATCCCGCTGCCGGTGTAA
- a CDS encoding COG1361 family protein, with product MRSTIVSPGRGYKKMRWVLAGILLLLLIAGAYADNSGSSSSTSGISGSSSSGTSSSSSTSTSASTVDQAALVYVSNVTTDSGSYFPGDSGTVSVTLTNGGTTAIGLEDPTLISPHLDIQKSDWEGMTYVGAGDTITYSIRFTVLPPDGTYDALFTVGTQGGNAIHYPVEINVDSNSLLAAVTSQPTSFAPEAEQNVTLTLMNTRCGAINNIVITPEGTGIVADPAMYLIPALASSSSYSDTFGITSHQASNLTFNISYQDGDNTHYTDVVLPINIGEDKTAAVPVLNDVALTTSGSGYDITGDITNAGISDAYGVIVNVASPATGTGTYPVYAIGSIASDDSGTFELTFTTSDLSAVPVVITWKDAAGNDYSLTKTLNLGSSAGAANVTAGSGSRVTSGTGTGGNFNGGTGGTSRGGYGGSYGGRSSSNSLFGGITSGRGAGIAAFYPLIAGVVFLIAAIVLWTKRKWIMIKLKKQQ from the coding sequence ATGCGTTCAACTATAGTTTCCCCGGGAAGGGGTTATAAGAAGATGCGATGGGTGCTTGCAGGTATACTCCTGTTGCTGCTCATAGCGGGCGCGTATGCAGACAATTCAGGCAGTTCCAGCAGTACCTCAGGCATTTCCGGCAGCAGTTCGTCAGGTACTTCCAGCAGTTCGTCAACGAGCACGTCTGCCTCCACGGTCGATCAGGCAGCGCTGGTCTATGTCTCCAATGTGACCACGGACAGCGGGTCGTATTTCCCCGGCGATTCCGGGACGGTCTCGGTCACCCTGACCAATGGCGGGACAACGGCAATCGGGCTGGAGGATCCGACCCTGATCAGTCCCCACCTCGATATCCAGAAAAGCGACTGGGAGGGCATGACCTATGTGGGTGCCGGGGATACCATCACGTATTCCATCCGGTTCACGGTTCTGCCGCCGGATGGGACGTACGACGCCCTGTTTACGGTCGGGACACAGGGAGGCAACGCCATCCACTATCCGGTCGAAATCAACGTAGACTCCAATAGCCTTCTTGCCGCGGTTACCTCCCAGCCTACCTCATTTGCACCCGAGGCAGAGCAGAACGTGACGCTCACCCTGATGAACACCCGCTGCGGCGCGATCAACAACATCGTGATCACACCCGAAGGGACCGGTATTGTTGCCGACCCGGCCATGTACCTCATCCCCGCTCTTGCGTCCTCCAGTTCGTACTCGGACACCTTCGGCATCACCTCCCACCAGGCATCAAACCTCACGTTTAACATCAGTTACCAGGATGGCGACAACACCCATTACACGGACGTGGTGCTGCCGATCAATATCGGTGAGGACAAGACTGCCGCGGTTCCCGTCCTTAACGATGTGGCACTCACCACCTCAGGATCGGGATATGACATCACCGGGGATATCACCAATGCCGGGATCTCGGATGCCTACGGGGTGATCGTAAACGTTGCTTCCCCGGCAACCGGCACCGGGACCTATCCGGTCTATGCCATTGGCAGCATCGCCTCCGACGATTCCGGGACCTTCGAGCTGACCTTTACGACAAGCGATCTCTCCGCCGTGCCCGTGGTCATTACCTGGAAGGATGCTGCGGGCAACGATTACAGCCTCACCAAGACCCTCAACCTTGGTTCGTCTGCCGGAGCAGCCAACGTAACGGCGGGCAGTGGCTCGCGGGTGACTTCAGGAACCGGAACGGGCGGGAACTTTAATGGCGGTACCGGAGGCACGAGTCGTGGCGGCTATGGCGGAAGTTATGGCGGGCGCAGCAGCAGCAACAGCCTCTTTGGCGGGATCACCAGCGGCAGGGGCGCCGGGATTGCGGCATTCTATCCCCTCATTGCCGGTGTCGTGTTCCTGATTGCAGCGATCGTCCTGTGGACCAAGCGGAAATGGATCATGATCAAGCTGAAAAAACAGCAGTAG
- a CDS encoding O-acetylhomoserine aminocarboxypropyltransferase/cysteine synthase family protein — MSEKKLNLGTLALHAGQVPDPATGSRTVPIYQTSSYVFKSTEHAANLFGLRELGNIYTRLMNPTTDVFEKRIAAIEGGTGALATASGQAAITYALLNITRPGDEIVSADNLYGGTYELFHYTLPKLGRTVVFVDSTKPEAFRNAITPKTRAIYAETVGNPKLDTPDFEAIAKIAHDNGIPVVVDNTTGVGLVRPIDHGVDIVVHSATKYIGGHGNSIGGVIVDSGKFAWNNGKFPEFTEPDPGYHGLKYWDAFGNFPGLGNVAFIFKIRVSLLRDTGAVLSPFNAWLFLIGLETLHLRVPRHSENAFAVAKFLKGHPKVAWVNYPGLPEHPSHTLTKKYLHGGFGPLVGVGIKGGETASRKFIDSLKLFSNLANIGDSKSLVIHPATTTHQQLTAEEQAKTGVTPDAVRLSVGTEDIEDIIEDLNQALAQV, encoded by the coding sequence ATGTCAGAAAAGAAACTCAACCTTGGAACGCTTGCCCTGCACGCAGGGCAGGTTCCGGACCCGGCCACCGGGTCACGGACAGTACCGATCTACCAGACCTCCTCGTATGTGTTCAAGAGCACGGAACACGCTGCCAACCTGTTTGGTCTGCGGGAACTGGGGAACATCTACACCCGGCTCATGAACCCGACCACCGATGTGTTCGAGAAGCGCATTGCCGCCATCGAGGGAGGAACCGGGGCGCTTGCCACGGCATCAGGCCAGGCAGCAATCACCTACGCGCTCCTCAACATCACCCGGCCCGGGGACGAGATCGTCTCTGCCGATAACCTGTACGGCGGTACCTATGAACTGTTCCACTACACGCTCCCGAAGCTCGGGAGGACGGTAGTCTTTGTTGACTCCACCAAGCCCGAGGCGTTCAGGAATGCAATTACTCCCAAGACCCGTGCCATCTATGCCGAGACCGTGGGTAATCCGAAACTCGATACCCCTGACTTTGAAGCGATTGCAAAGATCGCCCACGACAATGGCATCCCGGTGGTTGTGGACAACACCACCGGTGTCGGCCTTGTCCGCCCGATTGACCATGGCGTAGACATTGTCGTTCATTCGGCCACGAAGTACATCGGCGGCCACGGCAACTCCATCGGCGGCGTGATCGTTGATTCGGGCAAGTTCGCCTGGAACAACGGCAAGTTCCCCGAGTTCACCGAACCGGACCCGGGCTACCACGGCCTCAAATACTGGGATGCGTTCGGGAACTTCCCCGGCCTCGGAAACGTTGCCTTCATCTTCAAGATCCGGGTTTCACTGCTCCGGGATACGGGAGCAGTCTTAAGCCCGTTTAACGCCTGGCTCTTCCTTATCGGCCTTGAGACCCTCCACCTGCGTGTGCCACGCCACTCCGAGAATGCCTTTGCCGTTGCAAAGTTCCTCAAAGGTCATCCCAAGGTCGCATGGGTCAACTACCCCGGGCTCCCGGAGCACCCCAGCCACACCTTAACCAAGAAATACCTCCACGGCGGTTTCGGCCCCCTCGTCGGTGTCGGGATCAAGGGTGGGGAGACCGCAAGCAGGAAGTTCATCGATTCCCTCAAGCTCTTCAGTAACCTCGCTAATATCGGCGATTCAAAGAGCCTTGTGATCCACCCGGCAACCACCACCCACCAGCAGCTTACCGCTGAGGAACAGGCCAAGACCGGCGTTACTCCGGATGCCGTCCGCCTTTCCGTCGGTACTGAGGATATCGAGGATATCATCGAAGACCTTAATCAGGCCCTTGCCCAAGTCTAG